The following are encoded in a window of Panicum virgatum strain AP13 chromosome 5N, P.virgatum_v5, whole genome shotgun sequence genomic DNA:
- the LOC120673818 gene encoding ubiquitin carboxyl-terminal hydrolase 6-like isoform X1: MPTVSVKWQKEVFPGIEIDTSQPPIVFKSQLYTLTGVPPERQKIMVKGGILKDDADWSTLGVKDGQKLMMIGTADEIVKAPEKGPVFVEDLPEEEQVVALGHSAGLYNLGNTCYMNSTLQCLHSVPELKSALLSYSDTGRGNGIDQASHNLTLATRNTFGELDQSVRPVAPLQFLQTLRKKFPQFAQQHNNVYMQQDAEECWTQLVYTLSQTLTSDASESAALSMKQLFGIDLVSRVHCVESGEESTETESVYSLKCHISQDVNHLHEGLKHGLKTELEKVSPALGRTAIYTRESRINELPRYLTVQFVRFFWKRESNQKAKILRKVDYPLELDVYDFCSDELKQKLQAPRQMLRDAENAKFGLKTEAKASSSKENEGSSSTAGDSSNMDIDKADPSVPKKQLTGVYDLVAVLTHKGRSADSGHYVGWVKQDNGKWIEFDDDNPNIRKEEDILKLSGGGDWHMAYICLYKARVAESKS; this comes from the exons ATGCCGACCG TTAGCGTGAAATGGCAGAAGGAGGTCTTTCCAGGCATAGAGATTGACACTAGCCAGCCGCCGATTGTTTTCAAGAGTCAGCTATACACACTAACGGGTGTACCACCTGAACGCCAAAAAATTATGGTGAAGGGTGGAATATTGAAG GATGATGCAGATTGGTCTACTTTGGGAGTGAAAGAT GGTCAAAAATTGATGATGATAGGAACAGCTGATGAAATTGTGAAAGCTCCAGAGAAAGGTCCAGTATTTGTTGAGGATCTACCAGAAGAAGAGCAAGTGGTCGCACTG GGGCACAGTGCTGGTCTTTATAACCTTGGGAATACATGCTACATGAATTCCACATTGCAATGTCTGCATTCTGTTCCAGAGCTGAAGTCAGCGCTGCTAAG CTATTCAGATACTGGAAGAGGTAATGGCATTGACCAAGCCTCTCATAATTTGACTCTTGCAACTCGTAATACCTTTGGTGAGCTTGATCAAAGTGTTCGTCCTGTTGCACCTCTACAATTCTTGCAG ACGTTGCGTAAAAAATTTCCACAATTTGCCCAGCAGCACAATAATGTCTACATGCAACAG GATGCAGAAGAATGCTGGACACAGCTGGTGTATACACTTTCTCAAACTCTTACATCAGATGCAAG TGAATCTGCAGCTCTTTCAATGAAGCAACTATTTGGGATAGATCTCGTGAGCAG GGTCCACTGTGTAGAAAGTGGTGAGGAGAGCACGGAGACGGAATCAGTTTATTCCCTGAAGTGTCATATATCTCAAGATGTGAACCACCTTCATGAGGGACTTAAGCAT GGCTTGAAGACAGAACTTGAGAAAGTTTCACCTGCACTGGGTCGCACTGCAATTTATACTAGAGAGTCGAGAATAAATGAGCTGCCCAG GTACTTGACTGTGCAGTTCGTACGTTTCTTTTGGAAAAGGGAATCAAACCAAAAGGCAAAGATTTTACGC AAAGTTGATTACCCTCTGGAACTGGATGTTTATGATTTTTGCTCAGATGAACTGAAGCAGAAACTCCAAGCTCCTCGACAG ATGCTGAGAGATGCAGAAAATGCAAAGTTTGGATTGAAAACAGAGGCGAAAGCTAGcagctcaaaagaaaatgag GGGTCATCAAGTACCGCTGGGGACTCATCCAACATGGACATTGACAAAG CTGATCCTTCTGTACCAAAGAAACAATTGACTGGTGTCTACGATTTAGTTGCTGTATTGACACACAAGGGAAGAAGTGCAGACTCTGGCCACTATGTTGGCTGGGTTAAACAAGATAACG GAAAGTGGATCGAGTTTGATGACGACAACCCAAACATTCGCAAGGAGGAAGATATTTTGAAACTATCTGGAGGAG GTGACTGGCACATGGCTTATATCTGCCTGTACAAAGCTCGTGTGGCTGAATCGAAGAGCTAG
- the LOC120673818 gene encoding ubiquitin carboxyl-terminal hydrolase 6-like isoform X2, producing MVKGGILKDDADWSTLGVKDGQKLMMIGTADEIVKAPEKGPVFVEDLPEEEQVVALGHSAGLYNLGNTCYMNSTLQCLHSVPELKSALLSYSDTGRGNGIDQASHNLTLATRNTFGELDQSVRPVAPLQFLQTLRKKFPQFAQQHNNVYMQQDAEECWTQLVYTLSQTLTSDASESAALSMKQLFGIDLVSRVHCVESGEESTETESVYSLKCHISQDVNHLHEGLKHGLKTELEKVSPALGRTAIYTRESRINELPRYLTVQFVRFFWKRESNQKAKILRKVDYPLELDVYDFCSDELKQKLQAPRQMLRDAENAKFGLKTEAKASSSKENEGSSSTAGDSSNMDIDKADPSVPKKQLTGVYDLVAVLTHKGRSADSGHYVGWVKQDNGKWIEFDDDNPNIRKEEDILKLSGGGDWHMAYICLYKARVAESKS from the exons ATGGTGAAGGGTGGAATATTGAAG GATGATGCAGATTGGTCTACTTTGGGAGTGAAAGAT GGTCAAAAATTGATGATGATAGGAACAGCTGATGAAATTGTGAAAGCTCCAGAGAAAGGTCCAGTATTTGTTGAGGATCTACCAGAAGAAGAGCAAGTGGTCGCACTG GGGCACAGTGCTGGTCTTTATAACCTTGGGAATACATGCTACATGAATTCCACATTGCAATGTCTGCATTCTGTTCCAGAGCTGAAGTCAGCGCTGCTAAG CTATTCAGATACTGGAAGAGGTAATGGCATTGACCAAGCCTCTCATAATTTGACTCTTGCAACTCGTAATACCTTTGGTGAGCTTGATCAAAGTGTTCGTCCTGTTGCACCTCTACAATTCTTGCAG ACGTTGCGTAAAAAATTTCCACAATTTGCCCAGCAGCACAATAATGTCTACATGCAACAG GATGCAGAAGAATGCTGGACACAGCTGGTGTATACACTTTCTCAAACTCTTACATCAGATGCAAG TGAATCTGCAGCTCTTTCAATGAAGCAACTATTTGGGATAGATCTCGTGAGCAG GGTCCACTGTGTAGAAAGTGGTGAGGAGAGCACGGAGACGGAATCAGTTTATTCCCTGAAGTGTCATATATCTCAAGATGTGAACCACCTTCATGAGGGACTTAAGCAT GGCTTGAAGACAGAACTTGAGAAAGTTTCACCTGCACTGGGTCGCACTGCAATTTATACTAGAGAGTCGAGAATAAATGAGCTGCCCAG GTACTTGACTGTGCAGTTCGTACGTTTCTTTTGGAAAAGGGAATCAAACCAAAAGGCAAAGATTTTACGC AAAGTTGATTACCCTCTGGAACTGGATGTTTATGATTTTTGCTCAGATGAACTGAAGCAGAAACTCCAAGCTCCTCGACAG ATGCTGAGAGATGCAGAAAATGCAAAGTTTGGATTGAAAACAGAGGCGAAAGCTAGcagctcaaaagaaaatgag GGGTCATCAAGTACCGCTGGGGACTCATCCAACATGGACATTGACAAAG CTGATCCTTCTGTACCAAAGAAACAATTGACTGGTGTCTACGATTTAGTTGCTGTATTGACACACAAGGGAAGAAGTGCAGACTCTGGCCACTATGTTGGCTGGGTTAAACAAGATAACG GAAAGTGGATCGAGTTTGATGACGACAACCCAAACATTCGCAAGGAGGAAGATATTTTGAAACTATCTGGAGGAG GTGACTGGCACATGGCTTATATCTGCCTGTACAAAGCTCGTGTGGCTGAATCGAAGAGCTAG